One genomic segment of Ancylobacter sp. IITR112 includes these proteins:
- the rimM gene encoding ribosome maturation factor RimM (Essential for efficient processing of 16S rRNA): MPQDRILLARIGAPHGVRGEVRLFIFAEDPSSLLDYAPLTDEAGARTFRIKTLRPAKEHFVARLDGVDSREAAEALTNQGVYIARDLLPEPEEEDDFYHADLIGLAAETTDGTLFGKVLAVHDFGAGDILEIAPEAGGKTLMLPFTKAVVPSVDLKAGRLVVDPGEWVREEAPPPEADQG; this comes from the coding sequence ATGCCGCAGGACCGCATCCTCCTCGCCCGCATCGGCGCCCCGCATGGGGTGCGCGGCGAGGTGCGGCTATTCATCTTCGCCGAAGACCCGTCTTCGCTGCTCGACTATGCGCCGCTGACCGACGAGGCCGGAGCGCGGACCTTCCGCATCAAGACGCTGCGGCCGGCAAAGGAGCATTTCGTCGCCCGGCTCGACGGCGTCGACAGCCGCGAGGCGGCGGAGGCGCTGACCAATCAGGGTGTCTACATCGCCCGCGACCTTCTTCCCGAGCCGGAGGAGGAGGACGATTTCTATCATGCCGACCTGATCGGGCTTGCCGCCGAGACCACGGATGGCACGTTGTTCGGCAAGGTGCTGGCGGTGCATGATTTCGGCGCCGGCGACATTCTCGAAATCGCCCCGGAAGCCGGCGGCAAAACGCTCATGCTGCCCTTCACCAAGGCGGTGGTGCCGAGCGTTGACCTCAAGGCCGGCCGCCTTGTCGTCGATCCCGGCGAATGGGTGCGCGAGGAAGCCCCGCCGCCTGAGGCGGACCAGGGTTAG
- a CDS encoding metallopeptidase family protein: protein MSADWLKRGAPSLGEMEAMAEEAYARLPEEFRALCGNLVIRVEDFPTDEVLKEMEAETPFDLLGLFQGIGLAQGYELATGVLPNMIFLYRRPILDYWAENEETLGDIVTHVLVHEIGHHFGLSDEDMERIEEEAG from the coding sequence ATGAGTGCGGACTGGCTGAAGCGCGGGGCGCCGTCGCTGGGTGAGATGGAGGCGATGGCCGAGGAGGCCTATGCCCGCCTGCCTGAGGAATTCCGCGCCCTGTGCGGCAATCTCGTCATCCGCGTCGAGGATTTTCCCACCGACGAGGTGCTGAAGGAGATGGAGGCGGAGACGCCGTTCGATTTGCTCGGCCTGTTCCAGGGCATCGGATTGGCGCAGGGCTACGAACTGGCGACCGGCGTGCTGCCCAACATGATCTTCCTCTATCGCCGCCCGATCCTCGACTATTGGGCGGAAAATGAGGAGACGCTGGGCGACATCGTCACCCATGTGCTCGTGCACGAGATCGGCCACCATTTCGGCCTGTCGGACGAGGATATGGAGCGGATCGAGGAGGAGGCGGGCTAG
- a CDS encoding RidA family protein, whose protein sequence is MTERRRISSGSAFEAAAGYSRAVVDGNDIFVSGTTGYDYAAMELPEDLVAQTHGCFRNIAAALAEAGASLDDVVRVRYIVTRAEYADSVFPIFGQYFAKARPAATLIVAGLLQPEMKIEIEVTARRQG, encoded by the coding sequence ATGACCGAGCGTCGCCGCATCTCCTCCGGCTCCGCCTTCGAGGCGGCGGCGGGCTATTCCCGTGCGGTGGTGGATGGGAACGACATCTTCGTCTCCGGCACCACCGGCTATGATTATGCCGCCATGGAGCTGCCGGAGGATCTGGTGGCGCAGACCCATGGCTGCTTCCGCAACATCGCCGCTGCGCTGGCTGAGGCGGGCGCCAGCCTCGATGATGTGGTGCGCGTGCGCTACATCGTGACCCGGGCGGAATATGCCGACAGCGTGTTCCCGATCTTCGGCCAGTACTTCGCCAAGGCGCGTCCGGCGGCGACGCTTATCGTCGCCGGCCTGCTGCAGCCCGAGATGAAGATCGAGATCGAGGTGACGGCGCGCCGGCAGGGCTGA
- the leuD gene encoding 3-isopropylmalate dehydratase small subunit, which produces MDKFTTLTGVAAPLHLVNVDTDMIIPKQYLKTIKRTGLGTGLFSELRYKEDGSDNPDFVLNKPAYKGAQILIAGDNFGCGSSREHAPWALLDFGIRCVISTSFADIFYNNCFKNGILPIRVTPEQLAALFDDAARGANAKITVDLESQTITGPDGGSISFDIDPFRKHCLLNGLDDIGLTQVKADKIASYEEKLSAERPWA; this is translated from the coding sequence ATGGACAAGTTCACCACCCTGACCGGCGTCGCGGCGCCGCTGCATCTGGTCAATGTCGACACCGACATGATCATCCCGAAGCAGTATTTGAAGACGATCAAGCGCACCGGCCTCGGCACCGGGCTGTTCTCCGAACTGCGCTACAAGGAGGACGGCTCGGACAATCCCGATTTCGTGCTCAACAAGCCGGCCTACAAGGGCGCGCAGATCCTGATCGCTGGCGATAATTTCGGCTGCGGCTCCTCGCGCGAGCATGCGCCCTGGGCGCTGCTCGACTTCGGCATTCGCTGCGTGATTTCCACGTCCTTCGCCGACATCTTCTATAATAACTGCTTCAAGAACGGCATTCTGCCGATCCGGGTGACGCCCGAGCAATTGGCGGCGCTGTTCGACGATGCGGCGCGCGGCGCCAATGCCAAGATCACGGTCGATCTGGAAAGCCAGACCATCACCGGCCCCGATGGCGGCTCGATCTCCTTCGACATCGACCCGTTCCGCAAGCATTGCCTGCTCAATGGGCTGGACGATATCGGCCTCACCCAGGTGAAGGCAGACAAGATCGCGTCCTATGAGGAAAAGCTGAGCGCGGAGCGCCCCTGGGCGTGA
- the leuC gene encoding 3-isopropylmalate dehydratase large subunit, producing the protein MSTSAPRTLYDKIFDDHVIDRQEDGTCLLYIDRHLVHEVTSPQAFEGLRAAGRRVHAPSKTLAVVDHNVPTTDRRFGIDDPESRTQVETLAENAREFGVEYFNELDKRQGIVHVIGPEQGFTLPGTTIVCGDSHTSTHGAFGALAHGIGTSEVEHVLATQTLIQKKSKNMRVLVDGRLPEGVTAKDVTLAIIGATGTAGGTGYVIEYAGEVFRNLTMEGRMTVCNMSIEGGARAGMVAPDETTYAYVKDRPRAPKGAAWDAALRYWDTLRTDDGAFFDKEIRLDGAALPPIVSWGTSPEDVISVEGVVPDPEMIHDADKREAKKRALAYMGLSAGTKITDIAIDKVFIGSCTNARIEDLRAAAAIVRGHKVREGVSGMIVPGSGLVKLQAEAEGLDAIFKAAGFDWREPGCSMCLAMNADKLGPEERCASTSNRNFEGRQGFKGRTHLVSPAMAAAAAIAGRFVDVRRWPRAG; encoded by the coding sequence ATGAGCACGTCCGCTCCCCGTACCCTGTACGACAAGATTTTCGACGACCACGTCATCGACCGCCAGGAGGATGGCACCTGCCTCCTCTATATCGACCGGCATCTCGTGCATGAGGTGACCAGCCCGCAGGCTTTTGAGGGGCTGCGCGCCGCAGGCCGTCGGGTGCACGCGCCGTCGAAGACGCTAGCCGTGGTCGACCATAACGTGCCGACCACCGATCGCCGCTTCGGCATTGACGATCCGGAAAGCCGCACCCAGGTGGAAACGCTGGCCGAGAACGCGCGCGAGTTCGGTGTCGAATATTTCAACGAACTCGACAAGCGCCAGGGCATCGTCCACGTCATCGGCCCGGAGCAGGGCTTCACTCTGCCCGGCACCACCATTGTCTGCGGCGACAGCCACACCTCGACCCATGGCGCGTTCGGCGCGCTCGCCCATGGCATCGGCACGTCGGAGGTGGAGCATGTGCTCGCCACCCAGACGCTGATCCAGAAGAAGAGCAAGAACATGCGGGTGCTGGTGGATGGCCGGCTGCCCGAGGGCGTGACCGCCAAGGATGTGACGCTCGCCATCATCGGCGCCACCGGCACCGCCGGCGGCACCGGCTATGTCATCGAATATGCCGGCGAGGTCTTTCGCAACCTCACCATGGAAGGCCGCATGACGGTCTGCAACATGTCGATCGAGGGCGGCGCCCGCGCCGGCATGGTGGCGCCGGACGAGACCACCTATGCCTATGTGAAGGACCGTCCGCGCGCGCCGAAGGGCGCCGCCTGGGACGCGGCGCTGCGCTACTGGGACACGCTGCGCACGGATGACGGCGCCTTCTTCGACAAGGAAATCCGCCTCGACGGCGCCGCCCTGCCGCCCATCGTCTCCTGGGGCACCAGCCCGGAGGACGTGATCTCGGTGGAAGGCGTGGTGCCCGACCCGGAGATGATCCACGACGCCGACAAGCGCGAGGCGAAGAAGCGCGCGCTCGCCTATATGGGCCTCTCCGCCGGCACCAAGATCACCGACATCGCCATCGACAAGGTGTTCATCGGCTCCTGCACCAATGCCCGCATCGAGGATCTGCGCGCCGCTGCCGCCATCGTGCGCGGCCACAAGGTGCGCGAGGGCGTGTCCGGCATGATCGTGCCGGGTTCGGGGCTGGTGAAGTTGCAGGCCGAGGCCGAAGGGCTCGACGCCATCTTCAAGGCGGCGGGCTTCGACTGGCGCGAACCGGGCTGTTCCATGTGCCTCGCGATGAATGCCGACAAGCTCGGCCCGGAGGAGCGCTGCGCCTCCACCTCGAACCGCAATTTCGAGGGCCGGCAGGGCTTCAAGGGCCGCACGCACCTCGTCTCCCCCGCCATGGCGGCGGCGGCGGCGATCGCGGGTCGTTTCGTCGACGTGCGCCGCTGGCCGCGGGCGGGCTGA
- the trmD gene encoding tRNA (guanosine(37)-N1)-methyltransferase TrmD produces the protein MWRASLITIFPGMFPGPLGLSLAGRALAQGGWALETVDPRDHATDRHRSVDDTPAGGGPGMVMRVDVLARAVDAAAPEGDTRPRLLMTPRGTPLTQKRVRELSAGDGVVIVCGRFEGVDDRLVAARGLEEVSVGDVVLSGGEIGALVLLDACVRLLPGVMGHPESGTEESFSAGLLEYPQYTRPQTFEGMEIPSILTGGDHAKVARWRREQAEAITRARRPDLWAAYLAARDGSATKGE, from the coding sequence ATGTGGCGCGCCTCGCTCATCACCATCTTTCCCGGCATGTTTCCCGGCCCCCTCGGCCTGTCTCTGGCGGGACGCGCTCTGGCGCAGGGCGGCTGGGCGCTGGAGACGGTGGACCCGCGCGATCACGCCACCGACCGCCACCGCTCGGTGGACGATACGCCGGCAGGCGGCGGGCCGGGCATGGTGATGCGGGTGGACGTGCTGGCCCGCGCGGTGGACGCCGCCGCGCCGGAAGGCGACACCCGTCCACGCCTGCTGATGACGCCGCGCGGGACGCCTTTGACCCAGAAGCGGGTGCGTGAACTCAGCGCCGGCGACGGTGTCGTCATCGTCTGCGGCCGCTTCGAGGGGGTGGATGACCGGCTCGTCGCCGCGCGCGGGCTGGAGGAAGTCTCGGTCGGCGATGTCGTGCTCTCCGGCGGCGAGATCGGTGCGCTGGTGCTGCTCGACGCCTGCGTGCGGCTGCTGCCGGGGGTGATGGGGCATCCCGAATCCGGCACGGAAGAGAGTTTTTCCGCCGGCCTGCTGGAATATCCGCAATATACTCGCCCGCAGACTTTCGAGGGGATGGAGATCCCCTCCATCCTCACCGGCGGCGACCATGCCAAGGTGGCGCGCTGGCGCCGAGAGCAGGCGGAAGCGATCACCCGTGCGCGCCGGCCGGACCTTTGGGCCGCCTATCTCGCCGCGCGTGACGGTTCTGCGACGAAGGGGGAATGA
- a CDS encoding M15 family metallopeptidase, translating to MLRIFLLMLAAAVPAALTVPAHSADLPDGFVRLKSLAPGVQYDLRYTGSHNFVGRPIRGYEASECILTRPAAEALAKAAEELAPQGLGLKIYDCYRPARAVADFVAWAKDLGDVTMKPEFYPRVPKDELFARGYIAEKSGHSRGSTVDLALVRLDAAPARPWLPGDPLADCALPVGQRFDDGTLDFGTGYDCFDVRAHHGAEGIASAATANRLTLKTLMERHGFKPYAEEWWHYTLADEPFPDTYFDFPVTAGQ from the coding sequence ATGCTCCGGATCTTCCTGCTGATGCTCGCGGCCGCAGTCCCGGCCGCCCTCACCGTCCCCGCCCACAGCGCCGATCTGCCGGACGGCTTCGTGCGGCTGAAAAGCCTCGCCCCCGGTGTTCAGTACGACCTCCGCTATACCGGCAGCCACAACTTCGTCGGTCGGCCCATCCGCGGCTATGAGGCGAGCGAGTGCATCCTCACCCGTCCGGCGGCGGAAGCACTGGCCAAGGCGGCGGAAGAACTCGCGCCGCAGGGCCTCGGGCTCAAGATCTATGATTGCTACCGGCCGGCACGGGCTGTCGCCGATTTCGTCGCCTGGGCGAAGGATCTGGGCGATGTGACGATGAAGCCGGAATTCTATCCCCGCGTGCCGAAAGACGAGCTGTTCGCACGCGGCTACATTGCCGAGAAATCCGGCCACAGCCGGGGCAGCACGGTGGATCTCGCCCTGGTCCGGCTGGACGCGGCCCCGGCCAGGCCCTGGCTACCCGGCGATCCGCTCGCCGACTGCGCCCTGCCCGTGGGCCAGCGGTTTGACGACGGCACACTCGATTTCGGCACCGGCTATGACTGCTTCGATGTGCGGGCCCATCACGGCGCCGAGGGGATTGCTTCAGCGGCCACCGCCAACCGGCTGACGCTGAAGACGCTGATGGAGCGGCACGGGTTCAAACCCTATGCCGAGGAATGGTGGCACTACACGCTGGCGGACGAGCCCTTCCCCGACACCTATTTCGACTTTCCCGTCACAGCGGGCCAGTGA
- a CDS encoding twin-arginine translocation signal domain-containing protein yields the protein MPTLIDRRGPSRRAVLAGLGAAGALMVSGAAVLNPREAWGLEVTALKPETMRTLIVMARDVYPHDRIPDRFYAIAMKPYEADAAKDPALKALVEDGVVTLDTLSKAKYGTAYADIGWEDQRVAVLREIEDSAFFQKVRGGLVVGLYNQEEVWPIFGYEGSSADKGGYIDRGFNDIAWL from the coding sequence ATGCCAACACTGATCGACAGGCGCGGCCCTTCACGCCGGGCCGTGCTCGCCGGCCTCGGCGCCGCCGGCGCGCTGATGGTGAGCGGCGCGGCGGTGCTCAACCCCCGCGAGGCGTGGGGGCTTGAAGTCACCGCGCTGAAGCCGGAAACCATGCGCACGCTCATCGTGATGGCGCGCGATGTCTACCCGCATGACCGCATCCCCGACCGCTTCTACGCCATCGCCATGAAGCCCTATGAGGCGGACGCGGCCAAGGACCCGGCGCTGAAGGCGCTGGTGGAGGACGGTGTCGTCACGCTCGACACGCTGTCCAAGGCCAAATACGGCACGGCCTATGCCGATATCGGCTGGGAGGACCAGCGCGTGGCGGTGCTGCGCGAGATCGAGGACAGCGCCTTCTTCCAGAAGGTGCGCGGCGGCCTCGTGGTCGGCCTCTACAACCAGGAGGAGGTGTGGCCGATCTTCGGCTATGAGGGCTCCTCGGCCGACAAGGGCGGTTACATCGACCGCGGCTTCAACGACATCGCCTGGCTGTGA
- the rpsP gene encoding 30S ribosomal protein S16, translating to MSLKIRLARGGAKKRPYYRIVVADSRSPRDGRFIEKIGTFDPLKPKDAADRFTLDTEKAKAWLAKGAQPTDRVARFLDSLELVKRAPRNNPTKAVPGKKAQERAAEAAKAAEAAAAAAAAPSAE from the coding sequence ATGTCCCTCAAGATCCGTCTCGCCCGTGGCGGCGCCAAGAAGCGTCCCTATTACCGCATCGTCGTCGCCGATTCGCGCTCCCCGCGCGATGGCCGCTTCATCGAGAAGATCGGCACCTTCGATCCGCTGAAGCCCAAGGATGCGGCCGACCGCTTCACCCTCGACACCGAGAAGGCCAAGGCCTGGCTCGCCAAGGGTGCCCAGCCGACCGACCGCGTCGCCCGCTTCCTCGACAGCCTCGAACTGGTGAAGCGCGCCCCGCGCAACAACCCGACCAAGGCCGTTCCCGGCAAGAAGGCGCAGGAGCGCGCCGCCGAGGCCGCCAAGGCGGCGGAAGCCGCTGCCGCCGCCGCTGCTGCCCCCTCGGCCGAGTGA
- a CDS encoding pyruvate kinase produces the protein MTHDTPAPSAPADDAANDSAALFETLLSLRAAVIEEAAPLIERFRREAGREDAALDNLAHYLALRRHELRPLQRQLMRRGLSSLGRLESRVLPTLDAVLAALAALCGRPVPFTAPDEAAFFAGEARLDKAAVASLGSEREGRYTRIMVTLPSEAADDPAFTLALARAGMDVARINCAHDTPQAWRRMAEHVRTAGEAVGRSITLLMDIAGPKIRTGAVLPMRKDKPSGRLLPGDTLRLVAEGEPRVDDAALFSAAVSLPEIVTRLAVGHRVRYDDGKVEAVVESVREGEAILRILHTRPGGTKLKPEKGINLPDTALGLSPLTDKDDADLATVIECADLIGYSFVSRPEDLDLLDAAIARHGAGRERPLGLMAKIERPEAVRNLPDLIARAARSGAFSVMIARGDLAAEIGFERLAEMQEELLWICEAGAVPSIWATQVLEDLVRDGIPSRGEMTDAAMAARAECVMLNKGPAVVEAVQLLDRLLGRMADHLDKKTPTLRALRSW, from the coding sequence ATGACGCACGACACCCCCGCCCCTTCCGCCCCCGCCGACGACGCCGCCAACGACAGCGCTGCCCTGTTCGAGACGCTGCTGTCGCTGCGCGCGGCGGTGATCGAGGAAGCCGCGCCGCTCATCGAGCGGTTCCGGCGCGAGGCCGGGCGCGAGGACGCGGCGCTCGACAATCTCGCCCATTACCTCGCCCTGCGCCGCCATGAGTTGCGCCCGCTGCAGCGGCAATTGATGCGGCGCGGGCTCTCCTCGCTCGGGCGGCTGGAAAGCCGGGTGCTGCCGACGCTCGACGCGGTGCTGGCGGCGCTTGCCGCCCTGTGTGGCCGGCCCGTTCCGTTCACGGCGCCCGACGAAGCCGCCTTCTTCGCCGGCGAGGCGCGTCTCGACAAAGCGGCCGTCGCCAGCCTCGGCTCGGAGCGGGAGGGGCGCTACACCCGCATCATGGTCACGCTGCCAAGCGAGGCGGCGGATGACCCCGCCTTCACCCTCGCGCTGGCGCGGGCGGGCATGGATGTCGCCCGTATCAACTGCGCCCATGATACCCCGCAGGCCTGGCGGCGGATGGCCGAACATGTGCGGACCGCCGGCGAAGCGGTGGGGAGGTCCATCACGCTGCTGATGGACATTGCCGGCCCGAAGATCCGTACCGGCGCCGTGCTGCCGATGCGCAAGGACAAGCCGTCCGGCCGCCTGCTGCCGGGCGACACGCTGCGCCTCGTCGCCGAGGGCGAGCCGCGCGTCGACGACGCCGCTCTGTTCAGCGCCGCCGTGTCGCTGCCCGAGATCGTCACCCGCCTCGCGGTCGGCCACCGCGTGCGCTATGACGACGGCAAGGTGGAAGCGGTGGTGGAGAGCGTACGCGAGGGCGAGGCGATCCTGCGCATTCTCCACACCCGCCCCGGCGGCACCAAGCTCAAGCCGGAGAAGGGCATCAACCTGCCCGACACCGCGCTCGGCCTCTCCCCGCTGACCGACAAGGACGATGCCGATCTCGCCACCGTCATCGAATGCGCCGATCTCATCGGCTATTCCTTCGTCAGCCGGCCGGAGGATCTCGACCTGCTCGACGCCGCCATCGCCCGCCACGGCGCCGGGCGCGAGCGCCCGCTCGGCCTGATGGCCAAGATCGAGCGGCCCGAGGCGGTGCGCAACCTGCCGGACCTGATCGCCCGCGCCGCCCGCTCCGGTGCGTTCAGCGTGATGATCGCGCGCGGCGACCTCGCCGCCGAGATCGGCTTCGAGCGGCTCGCCGAGATGCAGGAGGAATTGCTCTGGATCTGCGAGGCGGGCGCGGTGCCGTCGATCTGGGCGACGCAGGTGCTGGAGGATCTGGTGCGCGACGGCATTCCCTCGCGCGGCGAAATGACCGATGCCGCCATGGCCGCACGCGCCGAATGCGTCATGCTCAACAAGGGCCCGGCGGTGGTGGAGGCGGTGCAGTTGCTCGACCGGCTGCTCGGCCGCATGGCCGACCATCTCGACAAGAAGACCCCCACCCTGCGGGCGCTGCGCTCCTGGTAA
- a CDS encoding ribbon-helix-helix domain-containing protein — protein MCHIFAGQAPETYDSQTRSVRIGGHSTSIRLEAAFWTVLEEVAAHQGMSLGKFVTKLHDEVLDLHGEVRNFASLLRCSCLIYLTELRPAKIAPAAAHERYLCESSRVHLHAAE, from the coding sequence ATGTGCCACATCTTCGCCGGCCAGGCGCCCGAAACCTATGACAGCCAGACGCGCTCGGTGCGCATTGGCGGTCATTCGACCTCGATTCGGCTCGAAGCCGCGTTCTGGACCGTGCTGGAAGAGGTCGCCGCCCATCAGGGCATGAGTCTCGGCAAATTCGTCACCAAGCTGCATGACGAGGTGCTGGACCTGCACGGGGAGGTGCGCAACTTCGCCTCGCTGCTGCGCTGCTCCTGTCTGATCTATCTCACCGAGCTGCGCCCGGCCAAGATCGCCCCCGCCGCCGCGCATGAGCGCTATCTCTGCGAGAGCTCGCGGGTGCATCTCCACGCGGCCGAATAG
- the rplS gene encoding 50S ribosomal protein L19, with protein MVDIIRELDIEQVAKLSEVRAIPDFQPGDTVIVNVKVKEGERTRVQAYEGVVIARNGGGINESFTVRKISYGEGVERVFPLYSPNIDSLKVVRRGKVRRAKLYYLRDRRGKSARIAERQDKNAGSRKKGAAPVAAAE; from the coding sequence ATGGTCGATATTATTCGCGAGCTCGACATCGAGCAGGTCGCCAAGCTTTCCGAAGTGCGCGCCATCCCCGATTTCCAGCCGGGCGATACCGTCATCGTCAATGTGAAGGTGAAGGAAGGCGAGCGCACCCGCGTGCAGGCCTATGAGGGCGTCGTGATCGCCCGCAATGGCGGCGGCATCAATGAGAGCTTCACCGTCCGCAAGATTTCCTACGGCGAAGGCGTCGAGCGCGTGTTCCCGCTCTACTCGCCGAACATTGACAGCCTGAAGGTTGTCCGCCGCGGCAAGGTGCGCCGCGCCAAGCTCTATTACCTGCGCGACCGTCGCGGCAAGTCGGCCCGTATCGCCGAGCGCCAGGACAAGAATGCCGGCAGCCGCAAGAAGGGCGCTGCCCCGGTCGCCGCTGCCGAGTGA
- the ffh gene encoding signal recognition particle protein, whose product MFDSLTDRLGGILDRLKRRGALTEADVNEAMREVRRALIEADVALDVVRSFTDKVRARAVGAEVIKSVTPGQMVVKIVNDELVAMLGSDAKAIDLDAAPPVPVLMVGLQGSGKTTSTAKIAKRLTERGNRKVLMASLDTRRPAAMEQLATLGTQVGVATLPIVAGQSAVQIARRAMEAARLGGFDVVMLDTAGRVTLDEALMAEVAEVKAATKPHEVLLVADSLTGQDAVNTAKAFDARVGLTGIVLTRADGDGRGGAALSMRAVTGKPIKLLGTGEKMDALEDFDPRRVAGRILGMGDVVSLVEKAVENLDAEKAMAAAERMRKGQFDLNDLRMQLDQMEKLGGLGGLMGMLPGVGKMKNQLAASGMNDGVLKRQKAIIDSMTKKERRNPKLLDASRRKRIAAGSGTKVEDVNRLMKMHRQMADMMKAMGAPGAKRGPMAGLASMFGLGGGGGMPSPEQLKQMAEKMPGGLPGGGLPPNFPGNMPGLPGLGTKPGGLPGLPGFGKGPDKKK is encoded by the coding sequence ATGTTCGATTCATTGACCGACCGCCTTGGCGGCATACTCGACCGGCTGAAACGACGCGGCGCCCTTACCGAGGCCGACGTGAACGAGGCCATGCGCGAGGTGCGCCGGGCCCTCATCGAGGCCGACGTGGCCCTCGATGTGGTGCGCTCCTTTACCGACAAGGTGCGCGCGCGTGCTGTCGGCGCGGAAGTCATCAAGTCGGTCACCCCCGGCCAGATGGTGGTGAAGATCGTCAATGACGAACTTGTCGCCATGCTGGGCTCCGACGCCAAGGCGATCGACCTCGACGCCGCGCCGCCGGTGCCGGTGCTGATGGTCGGCCTGCAGGGCTCGGGCAAGACGACATCGACCGCCAAGATCGCCAAGCGCCTGACCGAGCGCGGTAACCGCAAGGTGCTGATGGCCTCGCTCGACACCCGCCGTCCGGCGGCGATGGAGCAGCTTGCCACGCTCGGCACCCAGGTCGGCGTCGCCACCCTGCCGATCGTCGCCGGCCAGTCCGCCGTGCAGATCGCCCGCCGCGCCATGGAAGCCGCCCGCCTCGGCGGCTTTGACGTGGTGATGCTCGACACCGCCGGCCGCGTCACGCTCGACGAGGCGCTGATGGCGGAAGTGGCCGAGGTGAAGGCCGCGACCAAGCCGCACGAAGTGCTGCTCGTCGCCGACAGTCTGACCGGCCAGGACGCGGTGAACACCGCCAAGGCGTTCGACGCCCGCGTCGGTCTCACCGGCATCGTGCTCACCCGCGCCGATGGCGACGGGCGCGGCGGCGCCGCCCTTTCCATGCGGGCCGTCACCGGCAAGCCGATCAAGCTGCTCGGTACCGGCGAAAAGATGGACGCGCTGGAGGATTTCGATCCCCGCCGCGTCGCCGGCCGCATCCTCGGCATGGGCGATGTGGTCTCGCTCGTCGAGAAGGCGGTCGAGAATCTCGACGCCGAAAAGGCGATGGCCGCCGCTGAGCGCATGCGCAAGGGGCAGTTCGACCTCAACGATCTGCGCATGCAGCTCGACCAGATGGAGAAGCTCGGCGGCCTTGGCGGGCTGATGGGCATGCTCCCCGGCGTCGGCAAGATGAAGAACCAGCTTGCCGCCTCGGGCATGAATGACGGTGTGCTGAAGCGGCAGAAGGCGATCATCGATTCGATGACCAAGAAGGAGCGGCGCAACCCGAAGCTGCTCGACGCCTCCCGCCGCAAGCGCATCGCGGCCGGTTCCGGCACCAAGGTCGAGGACGTCAACCGGCTGATGAAGATGCACCGCCAGATGGCCGACATGATGAAAGCGATGGGCGCCCCCGGCGCCAAGCGCGGCCCGATGGCCGGGCTCGCCTCCATGTTCGGCCTCGGCGGGGGCGGCGGCATGCCGAGCCCCGAGCAATTGAAGCAGATGGCCGAGAAGATGCCGGGTGGCCTGCCCGGTGGCGGTCTGCCGCCGAATTTCCCTGGCAACATGCCCGGTCTTCCGGGGCTGGGCACCAAGCCGGGCGGGCTTCCCGGCCTGCCGGGCTTTGGTAAGGGGCCGGACAAGAAAAAATGA
- a CDS encoding VOC family protein, whose translation MAKAIHSMIRVLDEARSVDFYARAFGLTIAQRLPFDGFTLVYLRNPEADFEVELTINHDRSEPYALGDGYGHIAFVVDDLEAEHARFTQAGLNPQPVKEFFHEGSLLAKFFFVTDPDGYKIEVLQKHGRYR comes from the coding sequence GTGGCGAAGGCCATTCATTCGATGATCCGCGTGCTGGACGAGGCGCGCTCGGTGGATTTCTACGCGCGGGCCTTCGGGCTGACGATCGCGCAGCGGCTTCCCTTTGACGGCTTCACGCTGGTCTATCTGCGCAACCCGGAAGCCGATTTCGAGGTCGAGCTGACCATTAATCACGATCGCAGCGAACCGTACGCGCTGGGCGACGGCTACGGCCACATCGCCTTCGTGGTGGATGATCTTGAAGCGGAGCATGCGCGCTTCACGCAAGCTGGCCTCAATCCGCAGCCCGTCAAGGAATTCTTCCATGAGGGATCGCTGCTGGCCAAGTTCTTCTTCGTCACCGATCCCGACGGTTACAAGATCGAGGTGCTGCAAAAACACGGCCGCTACCGCTGA